One Silene latifolia isolate original U9 population unplaced genomic scaffold, ASM4854445v1 scaffold_160, whole genome shotgun sequence genomic region harbors:
- the LOC141638027 gene encoding methyl-CpG-binding domain-containing protein 7-like: MSQNSEPPPVQENDPKEMQMVLATYKTTPFQLPSDWVVEVRPRGPQSSVSSDKYYYEPGTGRKFRSLASVKRHLFGEEEPPPTRKPRPRPSNSLVPYNNNKPAGTVKRICYGGKVLTPEELEEARYTNLEDIEPETSQFRLANTLPDGWIVEDVPRKLGSNIRSDRYYIDPATGQRFRSMPEVQRFLGIERCNKPKRKALALNSRCTAPRSPVPRKKNTSITTFKDTLLDLMSPPKKINWVYSGDGKDNWSPLVEECVLPNYVMEQWSETFLLGMNGRKDAVPLLTMEEHNQG; this comes from the exons ATGTCGCAGAATTCCGAACCTCCGCCGGTTCAGGAGAACGATCCTAAGGAAATGCAGATGGTTTTGGCTACTTATAAAACGacgccgtttcagttaccgtctGATTGGGTTGTTGAGGTCCGCCCTCGTGGGCCCCAGTCTTCTGTTAGTTCTGATAAG TATTACTATGAGCCTGGAACTGGGCGTAAGTTCCGTTCATTAGCTTCTGTTAAGAGGCACCTGTTTGGAGAGGAAGAACCCCCTCCAACGAGAAAGCCAAGGCCAAGGCCAAGCAATAGTCTTGTG CCTTATAACAATAACAAGCCTGCAGGTACCGTCAAGAGAATCTGTTATGGTGGCAAG GTCTTGACACCGGAGGAATTGGAGGAGGCACGTTACACAAATTTGGAGGACATTGAACCTGAAACATCACAGTTTAGATTGGCTAATACTCTTCCTGACGGCTGGATTGTTGAGGATGTTCCACGGAAACTTGGCTCCAATATCCGGAGTGATAGG TACTATATCGATCCTGCAACAGGGCAGAGATTTCGGTCTATGCCAGAAGTGCAAAGGTTTCTAGGGATAGAAAGATGTAATAAACCAAAACGGAAGGCATTAGCACTAAACAGCCGTTGTACA GCTCCACGAAGTCCAGTTCCGCGCAAGAAGAACACTTCAATTACGACATTCAAAGACACCCTATTAGACCTTATGAGCCCTCCAAAAAAGATAAACTGGGTTTATAGTGGTGACGGGAAAGATAACTGGAGCCCTCTTGTAGAGGAATGCGTGCTCCCCAATTATGTAATGGAACAATGGTCGGAAACCTTTTTGTTGGGTATGAATGGACGGAAGGACGCTGTTCCACTG